The genomic stretch TGAATCCACCTCATGCCGGAGTTCAGGTTCAATCTGACATACACCCAGATTATATCACCTGCGGCACCCGTGCAGAACTGATTTAAAACACTGTCTCGATCAGTGGTGTGCCAATCTTCCAGTGTTGAGAAATCATCTGTTGAGATTACGCCAATTTCAATATCTGTACACGTTATGATAGATGGCAATAGTGGACACAATACACTATCACGATAGTCTTCGGCATTGTTAACTGTCGAGTTTGCGATACGCAATTGATGAGCTGCTTCATATGTCGCATTGTCGAGTAAGGAGACCGTCAGGGCATTGTACCATTGCAGGACAATTGCCAGTATAACTGCTATGAAAAACGGTAGTAGCATCGCGAATTCTATAGCAACGCTACCGGAGCAATTTTTCCAAAAAGGGGAAAATGTTACTTTTATCTTAGTGGGCATGGGTCATATTGATAACGCTGATTGTTCAATATTTTTACCGAAAATATATTAAAATATTATCTTCACGTATAATTAATTTGAGCGCTTTATACAAAAGTAAGTAAAAATATTATTGTTAATGATAAGTAAAGTAAAAAGATTAATTTATTCTGAAGCAGGGTCCGTCTCAATAGAATTCGCCCTGGTGCTACCGGTCCTTATAGGTTTATATTTAGCTGTAGTAGAATATACAGGATACCTGACTGTTTCCCGGCGCGCAGAAATGGCAAATAATTCTATGGCCCAAGTGCTCGCAGAAAGTGGCGTTGG from Parvularcula sp. IMCC14364 encodes the following:
- a CDS encoding TadE/TadG family type IV pilus assembly protein is translated as MPTKIKVTFSPFWKNCSGSVAIEFAMLLPFFIAVILAIVLQWYNALTVSLLDNATYEAAHQLRIANSTVNNAEDYRDSVLCPLLPSIITCTDIEIGVISTDDFSTLEDWHTTDRDSVLNQFCTGAAGDIIWVYVRLNLNSGMRWIHHYITQNTHDDAIFQESSAVVVREPIVTGTGLTC